A window from Micromonospora profundi encodes these proteins:
- a CDS encoding CHAT domain-containing protein, which yields MPTPDYLKDQLAKLKKEEADLSKKQGAERTAAAKLREKAATKAGQAQRTKVASSIQRLIKEANRAEQDAVKHDDKAADYGKKLAAVAKTIATTSKALTQAETTATKARDRDDQRRRRRELAHAREVAAASRPRSSEPAQPKEEPLRVAYLTASPDGEDRLRVDREVREVREAVKRAIHRDQVTIDHWPAATFDDLFNALNDQRPHVMHFSGHGSAGGLFFDGTDTDNPDGVDVGFALLGRLLKGTDHPPTLLVLNACDSYDGAETLLEAVPVIVAMVDEISDAAAKAFAIKFYAAIASGQSLASALAQGQAASEFLTGEGNTPEVLTQPGLRPADVLLVTAPPA from the coding sequence GTGCCGACGCCTGACTACCTGAAGGATCAGCTGGCGAAGCTGAAGAAGGAAGAAGCGGATCTGTCGAAGAAGCAGGGCGCGGAACGCACCGCCGCCGCCAAGCTCCGGGAGAAGGCTGCTACTAAGGCCGGCCAGGCGCAGCGAACCAAGGTCGCGTCGTCTATCCAGCGGTTAATCAAAGAGGCCAACCGGGCCGAGCAGGATGCTGTAAAGCACGACGATAAGGCTGCCGACTACGGCAAGAAGTTGGCCGCCGTGGCAAAGACGATCGCGACGACCTCGAAGGCGCTCACCCAGGCCGAGACCACCGCGACGAAGGCGCGCGACCGCGACGACCAGCGCCGGCGGCGTCGCGAACTAGCGCACGCTCGCGAGGTGGCGGCGGCATCCCGCCCGCGGTCTTCGGAGCCCGCGCAGCCAAAGGAAGAACCGCTGCGGGTCGCGTACCTCACCGCGAGCCCCGATGGCGAGGATCGGCTACGGGTCGACCGGGAGGTACGCGAGGTCAGGGAAGCGGTCAAGCGGGCCATCCACCGGGACCAGGTGACGATTGACCACTGGCCCGCGGCGACGTTCGACGACCTGTTCAACGCCCTCAACGACCAGCGGCCGCACGTCATGCACTTCTCGGGGCACGGGTCTGCCGGAGGGCTGTTCTTCGACGGCACTGACACGGACAACCCCGACGGTGTGGACGTCGGTTTCGCACTGTTGGGGCGGCTGTTGAAGGGTACGGATCACCCGCCGACGCTGCTCGTGCTCAACGCATGCGATTCGTATGATGGCGCGGAAACATTGCTGGAGGCCGTGCCGGTGATCGTGGCGATGGTTGACGAGATCAGCGACGCCGCCGCGAAGGCATTCGCGATCAAGTTCTACGCCGCTATCGCGAGCGGCCAATCCCTCGCCTCGGCGCTCGCTCAAGGTCAGGCCGCGAGCGAGTTCCTGACCGGCGAAGGGAACACTCCGGAGGTGCTCACGCAGCCGGGTCTGCGCCCGGCGGACGTGCTCCTGGTGACCGCCCCGCCTGCATGA
- a CDS encoding TIR domain-containing protein, which yields MSPPVDHLKVFVSFSSGDGKPHAVRLAHWLRTTMNASPFLFTERPPGEHFPTVIQRAIRECNVLLALMTPGYAADTSVVCAQEVGKARELDRPVIPLRMTPKAETPLQLSQITRLDLFTPRAPDWAALRKRLLQLSSPEYQRTRLLRERELWARHHPGDDEFFDLADRQIADEQRRLELDADDDAELETELAVQRAVRRRPRSTSGPGTRFLSRPPAVPPTEFQDRVTERAALLDAVRDAKSPLVVLLTGEAGSGKTAMLSKLADALDGSNDEVRWFAYLPAFGQLEVSPATVLGALARMADDDREDGRCQEMLRDGDVSWRSAASEILDRLRPGRVVLALDNVERIVDTEGRLTDTELGRLIETIHRREQQSIVLVLASSSPIELPLRRSSATRIELGAGLDDSFGAELLRAMDARDRRGLGTATNADRRFLSHLAQGHPRTLELVTALLHSDARCTVTTLIESLETELGDATPAAYLMDRILDVLPDLDRSVLTALAVFGQPVPAVAVDFLLGPYRPKVRSASTLQLLSARRVIRADGDRYFIPSADDAAIVLGGVPAGDIDDYDEESFHWTLLDLSVWAAEYQISVAREDPQRVEDLGPQFSEVELRIQAGDLSGAVQSVEAMDDGWLFGWGQTYLLAPWLRRLEGEFTKPEMQVPVLSMLANGHLQLGEFAEAASRIGTAAELVQSLPVDRVVEFHLQAGSVNYQYKRVEAAAGHYADAFAHTTRDDQWHEAVKARSGLAICATRTGDLPGAESHIRAARDLLIKHHDNKSLMSGELWLNEAWLRGFEGDTDAAESCYMAARKISRDRRHRDTTLEGWTYCAQSARDLDLRRFDDAHIAAQRAIDCAALRNDNRVLREAKNRIVLALLCRNELAPALEEARFATTVEQRHTGLPAFTLRGLVEYRLGDPNAGASFDKAYRLADDYLRLEKQSFEVYDLLGVVLLVRAIDDPLTYEERMIEAFQNARRLTGASGAVGRVQLLIDQVASVLSSPVVDRARAAAASLLAD from the coding sequence GTGTCCCCACCGGTCGACCACCTGAAGGTCTTCGTCTCATTCTCCAGCGGCGACGGCAAGCCGCACGCCGTCCGGCTGGCGCATTGGCTGCGCACCACGATGAACGCGAGCCCGTTCCTCTTCACTGAGCGGCCGCCGGGCGAGCACTTTCCCACCGTCATTCAGCGGGCGATCCGCGAGTGCAACGTCCTGCTCGCTTTGATGACTCCGGGCTATGCGGCGGATACCAGCGTCGTCTGCGCGCAGGAGGTCGGCAAGGCCCGGGAGCTGGACCGGCCGGTCATCCCCCTGCGGATGACGCCGAAGGCGGAGACGCCGTTGCAACTGAGTCAGATCACTCGGCTCGACCTCTTCACACCGCGCGCACCCGACTGGGCCGCTCTGCGCAAGCGGCTGCTGCAGCTCTCATCGCCGGAGTATCAGCGCACCCGGCTTCTGAGGGAACGCGAACTCTGGGCGCGGCACCACCCCGGCGACGACGAGTTCTTCGATCTCGCCGACCGGCAGATCGCCGACGAGCAGCGCCGTCTCGAGCTCGACGCCGACGACGACGCCGAACTCGAGACCGAGCTGGCCGTCCAACGCGCGGTCCGGCGCCGGCCACGCAGCACATCTGGACCGGGCACCCGCTTCCTGAGCAGGCCGCCGGCCGTGCCGCCGACCGAGTTCCAAGATCGCGTGACCGAGCGTGCCGCCCTGCTGGACGCCGTCCGAGACGCCAAGAGCCCGCTCGTCGTCCTGCTCACAGGTGAGGCCGGCAGCGGCAAGACGGCGATGCTGTCCAAGCTGGCGGACGCTCTGGACGGTTCGAACGACGAGGTGCGTTGGTTCGCCTACCTGCCGGCGTTCGGTCAGCTGGAGGTGTCGCCCGCGACGGTGCTGGGTGCGCTCGCCCGGATGGCTGACGACGACCGTGAGGACGGCCGCTGTCAGGAGATGCTGCGGGACGGTGACGTCAGCTGGCGCAGCGCGGCCAGCGAGATTCTGGACCGCCTCCGGCCCGGCCGCGTGGTGCTGGCACTCGATAACGTGGAGCGGATCGTCGACACGGAGGGACGGCTGACCGACACCGAGCTCGGACGACTCATCGAGACGATCCACCGCCGCGAACAGCAGTCCATCGTCCTGGTGCTCGCCTCGTCGTCGCCGATCGAGCTGCCGCTCCGGCGGTCGTCGGCCACCCGGATTGAGCTCGGTGCCGGCCTGGACGACAGCTTCGGCGCGGAACTCCTCAGGGCGATGGACGCGCGGGACCGCCGCGGGCTCGGCACCGCCACGAACGCCGATCGCCGATTCCTCTCCCACCTCGCGCAGGGTCACCCACGCACGCTGGAGCTCGTGACCGCCCTGCTGCACAGTGATGCCCGTTGCACGGTCACGACGCTGATCGAGTCGCTGGAGACCGAGCTGGGCGACGCGACGCCCGCGGCGTACCTGATGGACCGGATCCTCGACGTCCTGCCGGACCTGGACCGCTCGGTCCTTACCGCGCTGGCCGTCTTCGGCCAGCCGGTCCCCGCGGTGGCGGTTGACTTCCTGCTCGGCCCTTATCGTCCCAAGGTCCGCAGCGCCAGCACCTTGCAGCTGCTCAGTGCGCGACGCGTCATCCGTGCCGACGGCGACCGGTACTTCATCCCATCCGCGGACGACGCCGCTATCGTGCTGGGCGGCGTTCCGGCCGGGGACATTGACGATTACGACGAGGAGTCGTTCCACTGGACTTTGCTCGATCTCAGCGTCTGGGCAGCCGAGTATCAAATCTCGGTGGCGCGGGAGGATCCGCAGCGCGTCGAGGACCTTGGACCGCAGTTCAGCGAGGTCGAGCTGCGGATCCAGGCCGGTGACCTGAGCGGCGCGGTGCAGTCGGTCGAGGCCATGGACGACGGATGGCTCTTCGGATGGGGGCAAACCTACCTGCTCGCACCGTGGCTGCGCCGACTAGAAGGAGAGTTCACCAAGCCCGAGATGCAGGTGCCAGTGCTGTCCATGCTGGCTAACGGACACCTTCAGCTGGGCGAGTTCGCCGAGGCGGCGAGCCGCATCGGCACCGCGGCCGAGTTGGTGCAGTCGTTGCCGGTCGATCGCGTCGTCGAGTTCCACCTCCAGGCCGGCAGCGTCAACTATCAGTACAAGAGAGTTGAGGCGGCCGCCGGTCACTATGCCGACGCGTTTGCCCACACCACCCGCGACGACCAATGGCACGAGGCTGTCAAGGCGCGGTCGGGACTCGCCATCTGCGCCACTCGCACGGGAGACCTGCCGGGTGCCGAAAGTCACATCCGGGCTGCCCGCGACCTGCTGATCAAGCACCATGACAACAAGTCCCTGATGTCCGGGGAGCTGTGGCTGAACGAGGCTTGGCTGCGGGGATTCGAGGGCGACACCGACGCCGCCGAGAGCTGCTACATGGCCGCCCGGAAGATCAGCCGCGACCGGCGGCATCGCGACACGACTCTGGAAGGTTGGACCTATTGCGCCCAGTCCGCCCGAGACCTTGACCTTCGCCGATTCGACGACGCTCACATTGCAGCCCAGCGGGCGATCGACTGCGCGGCGCTGCGCAACGACAATCGCGTGCTGCGTGAGGCGAAAAACCGCATCGTTCTCGCGCTGCTCTGCCGCAACGAGTTGGCACCCGCCCTCGAGGAGGCGCGCTTCGCCACCACGGTCGAGCAGCGGCACACCGGGCTGCCGGCGTTCACGCTGCGGGGACTGGTCGAGTACCGCCTGGGTGACCCGAACGCCGGCGCCAGCTTTGACAAGGCCTATCGGTTGGCGGACGACTACCTGCGCCTTGAGAAGCAGAGCTTCGAGGTCTACGACCTCCTCGGCGTCGTGCTGCTGGTGCGCGCGATTGACGATCCGCTCACCTACGAGGAACGCATGATCGAGGCCTTCCAGAACGCGCGTCGCCTGACCGGCGCATCCGGGGCGGTGGGCCGGGTGCAGCTCCTGATCGACCAGGTTGCGTCGGTGTTGTCGTCGCCGGTGGTGGATCGCGCCAGGGCAGCGGCCGCCTCACTTCTTGCCGACTGA
- a CDS encoding HNH endonuclease family protein: MRVTRVSARFSRATRHAAAVVLAALAGAGLVGVSAQPASAAPPGIPSKATAQSQLNALTVAAQGSTSGYSRDLFPHWITISGSCNTREQVLKRDGTSVVVNSSCAATSGRWYSPYDGATWTAASDVDIDHVVPLAEAWRSGANSWTTSRRQSFANDLTRPQLIAVTDNVNQSKGDQDPSTWQPPLSSYRCTYSKMWITVKYNWGLTLQSSEKSALQSMLNTCSS; this comes from the coding sequence ATGCGGGTAACCCGAGTCTCTGCCCGTTTTTCACGCGCCACGCGCCACGCCGCCGCAGTCGTTCTCGCCGCGCTGGCCGGCGCCGGCCTGGTCGGCGTCAGCGCGCAGCCCGCGTCGGCCGCACCTCCCGGGATCCCGTCGAAGGCGACGGCCCAGTCGCAACTCAACGCCCTGACCGTGGCGGCGCAAGGCTCGACCAGCGGCTACTCCCGTGACCTGTTCCCACACTGGATCACCATCAGCGGGAGCTGCAACACCCGCGAGCAGGTCCTCAAGCGCGACGGCACCTCCGTCGTCGTCAACAGCTCCTGCGCGGCCACCTCCGGCCGCTGGTACAGCCCGTACGACGGGGCGACCTGGACGGCGGCCTCCGACGTCGACATCGACCACGTCGTGCCGCTGGCCGAGGCGTGGCGCTCCGGCGCCAACTCGTGGACGACCAGCCGCCGGCAGAGCTTCGCCAACGACCTCACCCGCCCACAGCTGATCGCTGTGACGGACAACGTCAACCAGTCCAAGGGCGACCAGGATCCCTCGACCTGGCAGCCGCCTCTGTCGTCGTACCGGTGCACCTACAGCAAAATGTGGATCACCGTGAAGTACAACTGGGGCCTGACCCTGCAGTCGTCGGAGAAATCCGCACTGCAAAGCATGCTCAACACCTGCAGCTCCTGA
- a CDS encoding response regulator transcription factor — protein MMVRAAISDPLPLLRTGIAAALRRDGHPVDEPADVLAWCSDEAPVLIVIGLTTPAQWELLSDLGRSRPAARIVALLPDAAAATRAVRAGATAVLPRDVTAERLLEACRAVRRDESVLPAATVRELLRRAARWDDDVRLDDRELGWLRMLAGGATVARVAAQSGYSERMMFRLLRDLYARLGVGGRTEAMLLAREQGWV, from the coding sequence ATGATGGTGCGGGCAGCAATCTCCGATCCGCTTCCACTGCTGCGTACCGGCATCGCAGCCGCCCTGCGCCGGGACGGCCATCCGGTCGACGAGCCCGCCGACGTGCTGGCCTGGTGCTCCGACGAGGCACCGGTCCTGATCGTTATCGGCCTGACCACTCCGGCGCAGTGGGAGTTGCTCAGCGACCTCGGCCGGTCCCGTCCGGCGGCGCGGATCGTTGCCCTGCTGCCGGATGCGGCCGCCGCCACACGCGCCGTCCGGGCCGGTGCCACCGCAGTGCTTCCCCGTGACGTGACCGCTGAGCGTCTGCTCGAAGCCTGCCGGGCGGTCCGCCGCGATGAATCCGTACTGCCCGCCGCGACCGTCCGCGAGCTGCTGCGCCGCGCCGCCCGCTGGGACGACGACGTGCGCCTCGATGATCGCGAGCTGGGCTGGCTGCGGATGCTCGCGGGCGGAGCGACGGTGGCAAGGGTGGCGGCCCAATCCGGCTATTCCGAACGGATGATGTTCCGACTGCTGCGGGACCTCTATGCAAGGCTCGGCGTTGGCGGGCGCACCGAGGCGATGCTGCTCGCGCGGGAACAAGGCTGGGTGTAG
- a CDS encoding TIGR02391 family protein — MSTPAGEMRAARLSGPLGRHMEEVAIVRRSSEGETRVDVFALMSAKTATFPLDTDLEEGDLIEQRLPSGKAKLYRATRVTYHSRRGLPASAQRVTAEIEPVTTRPAPADRRVEIPGMHPTVSQAAGALFADGHYSKAVLAAFQAVELQVQTKSGLTETGVPLMHRAFNPQSPIIDVARHDGRNAQDEREGFRFLFAGAMAGLRNPRAHGADLPDSEAEAIEYLALASALLRRI, encoded by the coding sequence ATGAGTACCCCCGCAGGGGAGATGCGTGCCGCCCGGCTGAGCGGACCACTCGGGCGTCACATGGAAGAAGTCGCCATCGTCCGCCGCAGCTCCGAGGGTGAGACACGTGTCGATGTCTTTGCTCTGATGTCAGCCAAGACGGCTACATTCCCGCTCGACACCGACCTTGAGGAGGGGGATCTCATCGAGCAGCGCCTTCCCTCGGGGAAGGCCAAGCTGTATCGAGCGACACGGGTGACCTACCACAGCCGGCGCGGACTTCCGGCATCCGCCCAACGCGTAACGGCCGAAATCGAGCCCGTTACAACTCGGCCCGCACCCGCTGACCGGCGGGTAGAAATCCCCGGGATGCACCCCACCGTGTCCCAGGCGGCAGGCGCGTTGTTCGCAGACGGTCACTACAGCAAGGCCGTATTGGCCGCTTTTCAAGCCGTGGAGCTGCAGGTCCAGACGAAATCCGGCCTGACCGAAACCGGTGTCCCGCTCATGCACCGCGCCTTCAACCCCCAGAGCCCGATCATCGACGTCGCCCGACACGACGGCCGCAACGCGCAGGACGAACGCGAGGGATTCCGATTCCTATTCGCTGGGGCGATGGCTGGCCTTCGTAATCCCCGGGCGCATGGTGCGGACCTGCCCGACTCCGAAGCGGAAGCGATCGAGTACCTGGCGTTGGCGAGTGCGCTGCTGCGCCGAATCTGA